The proteins below come from a single Methanothrix thermoacetophila PT genomic window:
- the mcrC gene encoding methyl-coenzyme M reductase I operon protein C: MIGRQTQVVDCRESMGLAKGGGLAQRGTLSEAARPDVIAIAMSPGRRHITKPVCEITYGLRREGIQTSVLVLEAGTGVPDSFPQASRGYGPTFGLTPKEIEQIQRHKIAVIHLGNVKSHVIYKTRDILAYVDIPAVVVSQCPVDFEDFAKEGVKTRVVMPPKSKQATMGTVVDIVTGVTRGATCGRSKLNTLAKVLNKHLAEMESKRSE, translated from the coding sequence ATGATCGGCAGGCAGACCCAGGTCGTGGACTGCAGGGAGAGCATGGGCCTGGCGAAGGGCGGCGGGCTTGCGCAGAGGGGCACTCTCTCAGAGGCGGCGAGGCCGGATGTTATAGCGATTGCGATGTCCCCCGGCAGGAGGCATATTACAAAACCCGTCTGTGAGATAACCTACGGTCTGAGAAGGGAGGGAATACAGACGAGCGTTCTGGTTCTCGAGGCTGGAACAGGCGTTCCGGACTCTTTTCCGCAGGCGTCGAGGGGCTACGGCCCCACGTTCGGTTTGACCCCTAAGGAGATCGAGCAGATACAGAGGCACAAGATAGCTGTGATACATCTCGGCAACGTGAAGTCGCATGTCATCTACAAGACCAGAGACATCCTCGCGTATGTGGATATTCCTGCGGTCGTCGTATCACAGTGTCCCGTTGACTTCGAGGATTTCGCCAAGGAGGGTGTGAAGACGCGGGTCGTCATGCCACCGAAGAGCAAGCAGGCCACAATGGGGACTGTTGTGGACATCGTCACCGGAGTTACAAGAGGCGCGACATGTGGCAGGAGCAAGCTCAACACGCTCGCAAAGGTCCTGAACAAACACCTCGCTGAGATGGAATCGAAGAGAAGCGAGTGA
- a CDS encoding DUF460 domain-containing protein: MENRIFGVDIASGSPRSRSQPSYALFVIEGESSYCYEMVSRQKLIRFIREKKPDIIAVDNIFELASDRNELTALMRLFPPGTRIVQVTGGDHPEPLVKVARWHGIAFDRLNPMHEAEACARLAAKGIGCAVSVFENRTWIKVSRRRSPGRGGWSQNRYSRKIHGNVKLISRDIEQRLKESGLEFTMKAVEGLGGYIRCEFMVEAPRERVPVHSSSRGDVQIRVAPIPRQRLQFVPLQQRRDYLIVGMDPGTTTGIAALNLRGELVDLISARTMSSSDVIEWIAARGRPLIVATDVSPAPGAVEKIKRAFNAVLYSPGEDLAAEDKIMLARPFDYRNDHERDALAAAMSAFKKYRNKFSQVEKKVSRDVNPDEVKALVVRGYSIEKAMAELLESDEMPVASAEEPPQIPPPRPEELRLLTEQVRNLREYVEDLRAEISSKDKEISELKGQLEKLQDRAYREMKRDHEIRIRDKEIERLRNLLRAERKRMRRLRSEAKRIRKAERIEAMAGYRKLKPVPVFSKEAILSARSKWSIGRGDLILLQDPSGGGPNTADLIADLEVEAVVVLKEMPQRMMEYFMEKSLPVLSADELSIKTIDGISFVDPEMLKAAKERWAEQRRAYEAEKRAERLRSIIEEYRAERLREERLEAKRRSML; the protein is encoded by the coding sequence ATGGAGAATAGGATATTCGGTGTGGATATCGCCAGCGGCTCCCCAAGGAGCAGGAGTCAGCCGAGCTATGCGCTGTTTGTGATAGAGGGGGAGAGCAGCTACTGCTATGAGATGGTCAGCAGGCAGAAGCTCATCCGATTTATAAGAGAGAAGAAGCCGGATATCATAGCGGTGGATAACATCTTTGAGCTCGCTTCAGACAGGAACGAGCTCACAGCCCTCATGAGGCTGTTCCCGCCAGGCACAAGAATCGTCCAGGTGACTGGCGGGGATCATCCGGAGCCGCTTGTGAAGGTGGCGAGGTGGCATGGCATAGCTTTTGATCGATTGAATCCCATGCATGAGGCTGAGGCATGTGCACGCCTTGCCGCAAAGGGCATCGGGTGCGCAGTCTCCGTTTTCGAGAACAGGACTTGGATAAAGGTGAGCCGGAGGCGCTCTCCCGGAAGGGGTGGGTGGAGCCAGAACAGGTACTCCAGGAAGATCCACGGAAACGTGAAGCTCATCTCCAGGGATATCGAACAGCGTCTCAAAGAGAGCGGTCTCGAGTTTACGATGAAGGCTGTGGAGGGGCTTGGCGGTTATATCAGATGCGAGTTCATGGTCGAGGCGCCCAGGGAGAGGGTACCGGTGCATTCCAGCTCGAGGGGGGACGTCCAGATACGGGTTGCACCAATCCCGCGGCAGCGTTTACAGTTTGTTCCCCTGCAGCAGCGCAGGGACTATCTAATTGTTGGCATGGATCCCGGGACCACAACTGGGATTGCAGCCCTCAATCTCAGGGGAGAGCTCGTCGATCTCATCTCTGCCAGAACTATGTCCTCCTCGGATGTTATCGAGTGGATAGCAGCCCGTGGGAGGCCTCTGATAGTGGCTACGGATGTTTCTCCAGCCCCTGGGGCCGTGGAGAAGATAAAGCGGGCATTCAACGCGGTCCTTTACTCCCCAGGTGAAGATCTGGCAGCCGAGGATAAGATCATGCTTGCCAGGCCCTTCGACTACAGGAACGATCACGAGAGGGATGCGCTTGCAGCAGCGATGAGCGCATTCAAAAAATACAGAAACAAGTTCAGCCAGGTGGAGAAGAAGGTCTCGCGGGATGTGAATCCGGACGAGGTGAAGGCGCTTGTGGTGAGGGGTTACTCCATCGAGAAGGCGATGGCTGAGCTTCTGGAGTCGGATGAGATGCCTGTGGCGTCAGCTGAAGAGCCTCCGCAGATCCCACCGCCGAGGCCTGAGGAGCTGAGGCTTCTGACAGAGCAGGTCAGAAACCTCAGGGAGTATGTGGAGGATCTCAGGGCTGAGATCTCCTCAAAAGATAAAGAGATCTCGGAGTTGAAGGGACAGCTGGAGAAGCTGCAGGACAGAGCATACAGAGAGATGAAACGCGACCACGAGATCCGGATAAGGGACAAGGAGATAGAACGGCTCAGAAACCTGCTGAGAGCTGAGAGGAAACGCATGCGGAGACTCAGATCAGAGGCGAAGAGGATCCGGAAGGCGGAGCGGATAGAGGCGATGGCAGGATACAGGAAGTTGAAGCCAGTTCCAGTCTTCTCAAAGGAGGCGATCCTCTCCGCGAGAAGCAAGTGGTCCATAGGACGGGGAGATCTCATACTGCTCCAGGATCCCTCGGGCGGCGGCCCGAACACAGCAGATCTCATCGCAGATCTTGAGGTTGAGGCTGTGGTCGTCTTGAAGGAGATGCCTCAGAGGATGATGGAGTACTTCATGGAGAAGTCCCTTCCTGTGCTCAGCGCAGACGAACTCTCAATAAAGACGATAGATGGGATATCATTCGTTGATCCTGAGATGCTGAAAGCCGCGAAGGAGAGATGGGCGGAGCAGAGAAGGGCGTATGAGGCGGAGAAGAGGGCTGAGCGGCTCAGAAGCATCATTGAGGAGTACAGGGCTGAGCGGCTCAGGGAGGAGAGGCTCGAGGCCAAGCGGCGATCAATGTTGTGA
- a CDS encoding RIO1 family regulatory kinase/ATPase domain-containing protein, with protein sequence MIQLAERFLSLRSEDVTLLRAIEAGMRRREWVPIEEISAISGIPASKADYYLRLLSDRKLVAHTNVPYEGYQIEFAAYDLLALHDLVRRGFVASLGDRLGVGKESVVYEALDDIPLVIKFHREGRTSFSRVRRVRDYLRDRPKVAWIYAAALAARTEFDVMRKLYPHVSVPKPIARSRHAVVMERVPGVLLTKTDLDDPAFYLNRILEEIGKAYRLGVIHADMSEYNVIVADDIIIIDWPQAVGSDHESAEELLNRDISNILKYFKRRYKIDLEPEEVIRKIKVDDGE encoded by the coding sequence GTGATACAGCTGGCAGAGCGGTTTCTGAGCCTCAGATCTGAGGATGTGACCCTACTTAGAGCCATCGAGGCCGGAATGCGCCGGCGGGAATGGGTGCCCATCGAGGAGATCTCAGCCATCTCCGGCATACCGGCCTCGAAGGCAGATTATTACCTCAGGCTGCTCTCAGACAGAAAGCTCGTCGCACACACGAATGTTCCATACGAGGGTTACCAGATCGAGTTTGCAGCATACGATCTTCTCGCGCTTCACGATCTCGTCAGGAGAGGCTTCGTGGCGTCACTCGGCGACAGGCTGGGCGTTGGCAAGGAGTCTGTCGTCTACGAGGCCCTCGATGATATTCCGCTGGTTATAAAATTCCACCGGGAGGGGAGGACCAGCTTCTCCAGGGTGAGAAGGGTCAGGGACTATCTCAGGGACAGGCCTAAGGTTGCATGGATCTATGCTGCAGCTCTTGCGGCCAGAACTGAGTTTGATGTGATGAGGAAGCTCTACCCACATGTCTCCGTTCCTAAGCCTATCGCTCGGAGCAGGCATGCGGTTGTGATGGAGAGGGTTCCAGGGGTGCTTCTCACGAAGACCGATCTCGATGATCCCGCATTCTATCTCAACAGAATCCTGGAGGAGATCGGCAAGGCATACAGGCTCGGAGTGATACACGCAGACATGAGTGAGTACAACGTAATTGTGGCGGATGACATAATCATAATCGACTGGCCCCAGGCGGTCGGGAGTGACCATGAGAGCGCGGAGGAGCTTCTCAACAGGGACATCTCCAACATACTGAAATACTTTAAGCGCAGATATAAAATAGATCTGGAACCAGAAGAGGTCATCCGAAAGATAAAGGTTGATGATGGAGAATAG
- a CDS encoding isocitrate/isopropylmalate family dehydrogenase: MNQKEAIERAKEHFGRLLEEQLARVEQMKAAGDWIDYSSLKPLVIGYVDGDGIGPYITGEAIRVLQSLLRDELERGDVEFRKIEGLSIEERARAMKALPDDALDALKKCHVILKGPLTTPKKGDPWPNLESANVAMRRELDLFANVRPVSIPSEGIDWVFFRENTEGEYVLGSKGFNVTDDLAVDFKVITTQGSERIIRLAFDYARRNNINRVSVVTKANVVKTTDGKFLEIARAISKEYPEITFDDWFVDIMAAKLVDTKRRRDFRVIVLPNLYGDILTDEAAEFQGGVGTAGSANIGKRYAMFEAIHGSAPRMVQEGRAQYADPSSIMRASTMLLRHVGMIDKARKLEMALDICGQFEKKLVMTGRPGGATGREFADYVIETMNSDDLESRWLSYTGKGI, translated from the coding sequence ATGAACCAGAAAGAGGCCATTGAGAGGGCGAAGGAGCATTTTGGCAGGCTTCTGGAGGAGCAGCTTGCCAGGGTGGAGCAGATGAAGGCTGCCGGCGATTGGATAGACTACAGCAGCCTGAAGCCCCTTGTCATAGGATACGTCGATGGTGATGGAATCGGCCCTTACATAACAGGCGAGGCCATAAGGGTTCTCCAGAGCCTTCTTAGGGACGAACTAGAGCGCGGAGATGTTGAGTTCCGAAAGATAGAGGGGCTCAGCATAGAGGAGAGGGCAAGGGCGATGAAGGCCCTCCCTGACGATGCTCTTGATGCCCTGAAGAAGTGCCACGTTATACTCAAGGGGCCGCTCACAACCCCGAAGAAAGGCGACCCCTGGCCCAACCTGGAGAGCGCAAACGTGGCGATGCGCCGCGAGCTTGACCTCTTCGCAAACGTGAGGCCTGTCTCCATACCCTCAGAGGGCATAGACTGGGTTTTCTTCAGGGAGAACACCGAGGGCGAGTACGTCCTGGGAAGCAAGGGATTCAATGTAACCGACGATCTCGCGGTGGACTTCAAGGTCATAACCACTCAGGGCTCCGAGCGGATAATACGGCTCGCATTTGATTATGCGAGGAGGAACAATATCAACAGGGTATCTGTTGTGACGAAGGCGAATGTCGTGAAGACAACAGATGGGAAGTTCCTCGAGATCGCGAGGGCGATATCGAAAGAGTACCCTGAGATAACCTTCGACGACTGGTTTGTTGATATAATGGCTGCAAAGCTCGTTGATACGAAGAGGAGACGGGATTTCAGGGTCATAGTTCTCCCGAATCTCTACGGGGACATACTCACTGATGAGGCAGCTGAGTTCCAGGGAGGAGTGGGGACAGCAGGAAGCGCGAATATAGGTAAAAGATACGCCATGTTCGAGGCCATCCACGGCTCAGCACCTAGGATGGTCCAGGAGGGGCGGGCGCAGTACGCGGATCCATCGAGCATCATGCGCGCCTCGACCATGCTGCTCCGCCATGTCGGGATGATTGACAAGGCGAGGAAGCTCGAGATGGCTCTGGACATCTGCGGTCAGTTCGAGAAGAAACTGGTGATGACCGGCAGGCCTGGAGGGGCAACAGGCAGGGAGTTCGCAGACTACGTTATAGAGACGATGAACTCGGACGATCTTGAGAGCAGATGGCTCTCATACACAGGCAAAGGGATTTAG